The genome window CTTGTTTTAGGTAGGGGACTGCAACAAatgaatcatcattatcatcatcaagtGATATAGCCTCCACTGCAGGAGGAAGGccatctctaatttaccagaggcaaatgggggaattggtctacactcctcacgttggccagacgggttgaggaGGCCTGACTTTCACTGCCGCCTCTTACAACATCCACGGCAAGAATGGGGATCttattctcatcatcatcatttcagacataggacgtccactgctgaacataggccttaaTCTCCACGTTGAtctattggtagcggcctgcgtccagcgtcttcctgctacctttctcgttggtccaccttgtgggttctTATTCTACGCTGTAAATAATCAAGTGTTTCGTATACCTACGTCTGTTCACTGATTTCCGTCAAGGAATTCTTGTCAAAATCCAAGTAGATGAGGTTGGTGGCTTCAGCCAACGCGTCAGGCACGGTCTTGAACATATTGTCGCTGATGTCCAGACGCTCTAGGCGGCGCTGCCTTCGCAGGAGACCCGCAGGGAGCGTCTCTAGCTCACAACCTCGGAGGCGCAACTCCTGGGGACATCATCATATCTAACATAAATAATCTATATTAAaagtgaaaggtcactgattgactgactcactcatcacgaaatctcagaaactacaagtgcttgaagtctcaaattttgctggggggtttcttttagaacgtaggtgctcactaagacgggattttgcaaaattcaacccctaaggggggaaaacgggatccacgcgtattcAATGAagacgcgggcggccgctagtatattatcataaaattttattagcgACATCGAGGTTACAATAGCCCAACGGAGAAGGTGTCAGACTGGCGGAATCGAGATTCGAGGAACTCTGGTTCCTGGTGAACTGAATCATGAAAtggtaattgaaataaatatgcccgttttcaccatcaatccctaatttttaagtgacccctatggaaacataaaaataaataaaatttcactgaaagtgtcttttgtacctgtataaacaggaatttcgtttacgtagaggtcacttaaaattagagattgatagtgaaaacgggcattaatgatCTATAaaatttggtgaatattatcTAGAACATAATTTTCGCCTGAAAAAAATCGACTGTCTTTGAGAGTCGGTGACCACCGAGATTTTCGCTTGGTATTTTCACTATTGAGCTACCAAGCAACATTTTTCCATCAATCTCCGATGGTCTTTAATTTTCTCGGATAGCTACCTACTACGGACTACGATCCGAAGACCAATAGGTGGGCCTCCcgttaggtggaccgacgatctgctaAAAGTTGcggaaagcacctggatgcggacagcgcaggaccgatcgttgaggaaatccttggggaaggcctttgtccagcagtggacgtcatttagcagAAACGAATTGCCTAGcacagtggttcccaaagttgtctggggtacgacgactcatctaatacaagttcccaatGGGCGGGACCCAAATTTGACCGTTACCAATATACCTAAATAAAGGACTCGgatcggtagggtggtgtgtcgttctacatgcagggcccactcaatgcTCGCTCGCGATCCACCACTAggtcgcgacccatagtttgggaaaccctggccTAGTATCTTATCAGGCAAGCGAGCAAGTAGCATCAGACAGTCGAAGTAtcgaatactttaaaaattttAACCTACCTTCAAAAGCGTCAAATCGCTCAACGCTCCCATCACAACCTGGTCAATAATACCCAGGGGATTCCCGCTCAGATCCAAAAAGGTCAGCTCCTGCATGAAGTAGAACGCATCCTTCGGTAGTGTATGGAGCTCATTGTCCGCTAGATTTAAATATCTCATTTTCTTGAAGACCCTGACCCTGTGCTCTTCTGCGATTAACAGGCCCTGAAAGacggttattttttaaatatatttcaccgcaattgcacctggtgcagtctaggatagtacatattatctgccctgtaagtgcctgttcacacttgccttgaaaaggcccggattttAATGTTCGGAAaaaacagcagcaggcagcgaattccagtccctagctgttcgcattataaaagacttatcgaaacgcttagtgcgagctggtggaatgtccaCAATGTACTTTGGGATGGTATACAATCAGATTATTATTACATAAGgtatattttatcaaaaaaaaaaacaaatatatttCGACGAAATCCAAGATTAGATACCACAGTAAAGTAGTTCATTCAAGATTCAGCCATTAGGCCcaaaacagacggtgaaacgcaactgcaacgaaactgcaacgatactaaaagtttcaaactggtcgcgtcatgtgtggtctctcaacggatgctatggcagaaacttagatgcaactcaaaagtaactagaagttgcagtttcgttgcagttgcgtttcaccgtgtgttctgggccttacggtttgtgattttatacaaaggttttgtgtataaaaataattatcataGCGATTAATATTTGACTAATCAATGTTCTTATCAAGTACACATATTTTAGATTTATTTCTTACTATGTTAAGTTTTAtcgataattttataaataatacctGTATTCCGGTCTCCCATCCGCGTTTGATAACAATTTTGAATTATGACTAATGTTTTATGGCAAAATGAGATGTATGAGTAATTTACCACCTTTTAGTGATATTACTTAGTATGATACAGTTCTATGAgccaatgctgagaagaagcagcgcaagaaactacGATCGCTTGTATGAACACATCCATCTAGGTATTATAAATCTAAAGGCCGTAGcccacttatcaacccggaaagggaacgtaaccgtatcaactcgaggcggtcagtattctttgtatgaaactccatccGCAccgcaacgcacacttatccgcaccgtaacgtaaatgcctcgcctcgcggttgacagcgcgccaaaggcgatgacagctcgcgaaagtcgatacggtgttgatccctttctgagttaataagtctgctatgagctttaggctgatttgcaccaacttactttaaccgtaaagAACTATAACAACAACTGGTGCATTTTGTgggagtttgacagatgtttgacgtttgttaaagtaaaagtgagatggtgcaactcagccctcatcatcatcatcatcatttcagccacaggacgtccactgctgaaattaggcctcccccaatgatttccacatcgcacggttgatagcggcctgcatccagcgccttcctgctacctttatcaggtcgtcggtccactttgtgagtggacgtcccacTCTGCTTTTTCCGGTAGGTACGAGGCCTATTACGTTAGTGAGAGGCTACGTTTCGGAGCCGTAACACACACTGGTTATAGACTTTCGTCTtaaggcattgaggtattttggacgaaaagatgctATGTAGCTTCctgaacgctgcccagccgagtaggattcgacgattaagctctttctcgaaattggcCTCAGCCTTGGAAACTCAGCCTTATTCTATGTACTTATAACAAATACATACCTGTAAGACACCTTGATCAATACTCGTCAGTTTGTTCCCACTTAAATCAATGGTGGTGAGATTCGGTAAGTATTTGAAGCATCTATCGTCCACCCTTTCGATATTGCTATTGGAGCTATTGAACACTTCTATAGGGAGCTCAATTTGAACTTGAGCAAGAGTTTCTATGTAGTTACCACTTAGGTTGATTTCAGTAACATTTAAGGATTTCATTCctgaaagaagaaaaaaataatacgttaaaataaaatcctaatataatggggattaatggggattaatgaactaaaaagttcattaatctccattaatgaataaaaagttcactaatccccgttgacgtgattgtcaacggggaatagtggaataagccagtTCGCTTAGGTATTACCTGCCCACGCTTCTTGACTAAGAGTCTCCTTTAGGCCCCTGCTGGAGCAGTCAATGACAGTCCCAGCGCACTCGCAAACGGAGCACACTACTGGTGTGACCTCCACTGGGGCTGCACTTAGTGGTATCACTGAAAGAGAGAATATAAGAATAAGTATACTTATTCAGCATAAtctaaatatactcaacatcaaataaatcgcaccttccgcgacacgaactttaaagattttcttcgtGATCATGGCacgacacaatcatggtgccccaacaatattggtgttatttgaaagcccaataaataaacttaaagaaaaacacatttaattttttttataaacaatgaaCAGgtaggtaccataaatgtgacttgaaaaaaggcctcacctctgggatcaattagaccaatttttgtggttataattttataaaaccaaataagtaatgatcttacgtgtcctttttaacagatggatggatagcgattaatcccaattttatagccataaaagttggctcaagcgtaactaccaattttttttcccaattttatagccataaaagttggctcaagcgtaactaccaatttttttaagaaatgactctggatccttctaaaaacacatttttggggtaaaaacctttcctttaatgatatgaagtttagaactaggctttcaaatggaaccaatgttggtgggaagtggggggaaatgcatacgtttgagaaagtgcttgttgcgggaggtgcgattaatttgatgccgagtgtataatacatataactcaaaggtgactgactgactgacatagtgatctatcaacgcacagcccaaaccactggacggatcgggctgaaatttggcatgcaggtagatgttatgacgtaggcatcagctaagaaaggattttacgaaactccacccctaagggggtaaaacgggatccacccgtacgaagtcgcgggcggccgctagtgtattaTAAAGATAGAGCcacgatagcccaacggtgaaggggtcggagtggccgactcgagatccgaggaacgcgggttcgaatccctcgctcgactatttatttatttatttatatggcataccaacaacatatacagggtgttactttgcattcttgccatatttacagaggttactatattactgatactgaacacaaatccgtaaaaaaataatgcccgaaaaattttttttttaatcttgagtattttattttatcgacaatctgttaaacacatcactaattatcgtaacgcatgcacatcacttgttggcgatggcgatgaagacttttttactttttattgtatttttaaatatctattgcaatctattgtctttaaaatgtctttttgacacttgtaaaaaactgagaaatccatcaatcacaaatcacgttataaataatacaaaaatgtctgaagtgtattcaaacagcgaataatttaatcaaaatggtgcttggagtgtctgcaagacgtcttagacgaaatgcttgatgacgtacccttagcgttacaccaaatgctctactaccagcaggatggtgctcccccacaataaggacgtcaagtgcgcgaataatacgtttggtgaacagtggattggacgagtggtccagtagcttggccaccacgatcctcggacctgacaccaatggatttttggagtgacttgaaacgaatggtatgcgcagaagagataaacagtgtaaacacATTACATGAAAGggttgttttagtgaaactgtgagacaaaacgtttatgtgttgcgaaaactaaagcgaaaaacctacgcttcgccgtgctagactgtgccttcatcagaaagaaggacactttgaacacttgcttcgcagtacgtaaactttgtaagtaggaacttataaataaataattaattgtgaataaggtgatttcatttcatacttaattgattaatttgcaaaaatagggtacaatgttataaattaattaaaaccctaataattattacgtatttttgacggtcctaagcccgtaaagtagaaaggaaaatctgaaatcaactgaagagtattttaaaataattattatgactggataaaaaggctggtacccagagccataaaacaacagattaataagaactaggccacgcccactaggtttattccacttgcacctgtagaacgtgcgagacaaaattggtttattccaatttgtactgaaaaaccaaatttactaaaatcttagtgtactttctttatgggagtctttTGTTTAtcgtaaataataggtattgttccctacttttatccctgtgaatatggcaataatgcaaagtaacacggtgtatattaTACTCTTATGATTAACATTTATGAACATAACATTTCTGATATATATGTCACTTAAGGGTaagactattgtggtgaacccactcgtaacacaagcttatttagcttagtgCCCTTGACAAAGAAAAGCGGGGCCCTCCCCTAAGAGCTCTTTCCCACATCAATCCAGTTCAGCTGGATTCAGTAATTGTACTGCAGGTTCCCGTAACACTGGTGTCGTGAAACACACAAGTgcgtatttaaaaattaaatccaaTCTTGAACGGaccggttttttgcgggacactgcaaacgggatgttcagAAACCGTCTCCGTGGAACAGGAGACATTCcgtttttttagggttccgtttttttattaataaacgtgttttaatatattttatttaaataatttaataaaatgaaatggatagatttaaaaatttaagatttacattaaaatttagtATTAATTCAAGCTTTATCctacttcttactaatattataaaggcgaaagtttgtacggatgtcaacatgtttattactctttcacacaaaaactacagaacggattttgatgaaaactttacagtattattgtttataacccagaataacatataagctataatttacgatgatctgtgacaaactaaatttcacgcgggtgaagccgggggaaaagctagtaattttaaTACATGTGATATAGtaattgtcaaaaataaaatatcttcaGGATTAACAAAGAATTTCATTCGCACCACGAGTATTCTCAAATTCAGCATTATTTAAAAACCGTTTTAAAATACAAAGTTTGTATTTAACACGGCTAGATAAACTTGAAAATAGTGACAATAGATTCCAATAACCATTAGCTAAAAGAAAACTATGAATCAATTCAAGAGATCATACTAAGATGACCTCCTTACAAAAATTGTATAAATTATGAGTGCCTTACAGTAGTAGTAACAACAACTTAATTACATCGTATACCTAACCTAAATGTATATTACCTCATTTTCAgtcttaaggcgattagagtcctcaatgaccttgggcgtttgaccttcacgccgcgagcaacacccgcgtaccccgcaccaaaaactccgatttgacaccgatcaaaaatacacgggcataggtagatacagaatagaagctctttcttcatacattactgcctattattttaaacttaaattgatgaaccttgatgtcggtgtcatttaactcaggcgtaaaggtatttaataaaaataacaaaatccatgaacattttgtacgggataaaattttattttatttttcgtaaattttctaatgcttttgtcggttcagtcgttctcgaaatttgaacaaacccgactttattacaagcttttatttagcttgcaatttatgatgtaggtatgtaggtaattacataaatgtttgttcgggtggaatcttgcaagctgaattagttgcaagctgaattagttagaccaacttcctgacgacaactaggctagatgacaaaatttcaattatttgtccgccagacagataattagaaaatattagactcataagttttttttcctttcataattaaataataacagtgctacaccgagttgaaatggcgcgatacgccacgcttgagtagaatttttactcaaatgtgacgtcacgcgacatttcaactcaatataatactgtaattattcgattatggaataaaataaaaaatatgagtctaatattttctaattatctgtctgacggactaaatagaatttcgatttcattacccagtcatcatccctattggaacgcattagtacctacccagtattgtctatggcctaaaaaagcaaatgtttctgcttttgtctatcacttatgaagaataaactgaaaatgtatttgtctttttattagaaatccttcatcaattgattgagttcaaatttcggatatacatgtaattcgggtgacaatgcaatattgtgatgacatggagctgatctgatggtagagctggaatgccagtggccccatagcaactccgggaataaacgattccatcgagtttaggctcgtttgatttgtatttatttattattatacctaaataatttcattacaattttctaaaaatgcacaaaaacttaaaaatcttgaaaacggtgatatttttactggggtcaaaattggacgttagggagaccatggcgaggcctatcgatggttgaagggttatccattgtttttgggacaccctgtataagcaagtacctaatgttatgtaagtaggtacgctactttgaaaatcatgagtcttcaattctctaagggaaactgcagggtctgatgatggagctggaatgtggccataggaataggctagtttctttaaaaaagacttttggtccgtcaattttacattatcaaaaaatattggacacaggatatttttatttttcaattaaacaagtaattacgaagataatgatgcgatgaaattccgcgtgacgacacaaatcgccacatttttaagcatgccttgacgtcatgtgcctcatctgctgaactttggtgcgcttcatctctttaaattttcataagtttaaaaaagtgaaaaatacatttagttttttttttggtaagttcaccgacggtcttattcaaactcttgctactttcttactttatccacgaaacatccctattcttcgaaattattacgatctacaaacggaaaatctctgctactacgccgtagtaaattccccatcataaataaaaagattttttttaaaacaagctcttttatgctaataattttggtttcatgacatgctcctaaaattcatcaccttataagaggattttagttcttatctgcgaaactttttaataatataggtacgtttcatggtttggtaatttagggaagtttatttgcacttaacatgaaaaatatggtatcaatgtactgagtacctttgcaccttcagtggcaacaacaaggtctactgggtacctatagtctactaaaggcatgaaatagattaatttcactaaaaattaaaaccaactccaaaacgaatcaccaaaaggtaggacaccgacaccgactccgaaaatggctaattttgtaatcagtattcaaatttttaataagctctatagaacaaatcgtttgcctcctatcacataaaaaaataaaaaaaaattcaataccactttatcttaatttattttaatgtgacaggaggcaaacgagcaaacggatcacctgttggtaaatgattaccgtcacccatagacacccgcagacccaggggcgttacaggtgttatttttaattgtggtattttcgcgaagaaacatatttaaaatctaattctaataagtatgaaaaatataaattgttttcttcacgtaaatcgattaagttacagattctgactagctcctaatttggatactgattgcaaaggcctagtaaataaataacgtaataatttttctacttgtatttatctagtgcacttgttttggagtcaattatagtttttttacactaatagattctattcaggtagaaaatagcgtctgagcgcgtcataattcaattgtattgtctgactgcacgtactctatgaacaattctgacataaaatctattgtcgaacaaaagctgggttgcaccatcttacttcaactttgacaggcgtcaaaagtctgtctaactccatacaaaaaacaccggttatcgccaaagcttcggtcaaagttaggtcacgtcaggtggtgcaacttagccaaagaaaaaattcattttgatcgctaatgtcagtttgtagcgagtgacacaacctccccgtctgaaggccagcggccgactgccgcccgcaccccgcgaaggccccctcaacagcaaaacgttcggaatttataaaaagtaaaatttatgaatgaaagtaatgttcgattgaaaaacgcaacgtgtcatttaaagattaaagaattcccaatctattcgtgcaaaaatcttttaaattaacatagccgttttggaggagtagggaatttaagtaaaaaatcgatgtcccgtatttatttttttaatccaaaacaaagagacgtagcgaaaattcaaacgtcacaaatgtagtccttgaactgttgtataacatatatttttttcaactatttctgtccagcagtaaaagaggagtaggctttacaaaatgcccatttggcgcggattgaggacactaatcgccttaagatGTTACTACAGTGgtatctacttatttatttagaaaaaatcaaatgatatcgtGAATAAAATCGGCACAGCGCTATCTGTATTCTGAAGTAGGAGTTATCTTCCGCACGGTTGTGGTTCAGCCGCCATATCGATGAGCGGTCGCAGACTAGACCCTCCCTTATTAAACAGTGTTACATTTCTACAATACTCTACTAC of Ostrinia nubilalis chromosome 29, ilOstNubi1.1, whole genome shotgun sequence contains these proteins:
- the LOC135085751 gene encoding leucine-rich repeat neuronal protein 3-like; protein product: MDYRVCAIVFIGLSVSLGQEEEVIPLSAAPVEVTPVVCSVCECAGTVIDCSSRGLKETLSQEAWAGMKSLNVTEINLSGNYIETLAQVQIELPIEVFNSSNSNIERVDDRCFKYLPNLTTIDLSGNKLTSIDQGVLQGLLIAEEHRVRVFKKMRYLNLADNELHTLPKDAFYFMQELTFLDLSGNPLGIIDQVVMGALSDLTLLKELRLRGCELETLPAGLLRRQRRLERLDISDNMFKTVPDALAEATNLIYLDFDKNSLTEISEQTAISKLTKLQELRICRNTKLRSIGVNALGGLESLVTLWICNNPRLSLIDDDFLTWEDDEDVERRPSLKELYLYNNNITEIDSDFLFRWDQLQKMDFSDNPYTCDCHTQWMVDVLVPFIINNGGSAGDMICNKPQELRGLSFAHLHQNSKTLTCVESENIATTAGPADIAIILGVMIGVFATFPIVLVIVLLWKRGYFAKCRRKMNSDKSDSEEENDAF